A single region of the Plasmodium malariae genome assembly, chromosome: 7 genome encodes:
- the PmUG01_07042900 gene encoding nucleolar protein Nop52, putative, translated as MKNAELQLIFVKLSHVIKETRDEGIDILYKYVTDKRESLNVRKVAYICKGLFYYYWLCYSMDEQRVAAVKICKLVHTFDGKEKDDEKVQVFLFVKCFLSIMSKKYETLDYYRLNKFLFLFRVFQAECLIFLHSYGWNCNYIKMYNKIILKTFDDKNDVFYNYIDTFFKEFIANDNFLESKNKKKSYTTKQFLLIVDPFFKIVCRTEKKYIIDVIQKKIFCIILKMPNVKIGILQKKISKYISKCKNSYGTKILKGFYNLSVTSKKANKLICKNKTPVFISDYSENSYEQKMSHYNIIARRNAIKCLQKEQAESKKSFSINENKEKENMVQLGMVRHGEVKERDDELDSVKGEIGTMKDEVGSIRGDVGTLKDEVGSIRDDIVTLRGEVDFDKDDMDSMRGEAGSEKDDLDSMRCEMGSMKNDLDSMRCEMGSMKNDLDFLQDEVVSVRAVAGSEEEKVVTKENEVACKSSDDICEVISRKKRSGREVNCIQKKKKDSGEKSDNIEMGKKKKRKTKKGKKKGKKKGKEKGKENIKEHVKVKAKQNMNENVKRNVNNFYICNKSTVKKCKKSIEKKKKENTKKLNNKKNAYCEEEGEPNLSILDSINRSRKSFVGSIIIENDKETDLPIYSINPSDLNGGCIQKRILKKNKLIKKKKKGINFILAKSTLEELNKLKEPLEELKYEQSIIQNNSYCAKGEERKKKKSKIEDLEIIEKQTDKTEKVEKNTKKEKKSELEKKNKLEKKFELGKKNKLEKKNKLEKKIELGKKNKLEKKNKLEKKSKKKKKLDEENGKQKHKDKTNVEKTNAENKLESETTGKIKSVLVKKTILKKGKTKSHVPKKVHFNLNKNTIEYIPRVKKRRLNTYLFFENFQKFFNIPSFL; from the exons ATGAAGAATGCCGAACTGCAATTAATATTTGTTAAGTTAAGTCATGTTATCAAAGAGACGAGGGATGAAGGGATTGATATCCTCTATAAGTACGTAACAGACAAAAGGGAATCTCTTAATGTACGCAAAGtggcatatatatgtaaaggcttgttttactattattggTTATGTTATTCTATGGATGAGCAGAGAGTAGCGGCTGTGAAAATATGTAAGTTAGTACATACATTTGATGGAAAAGAGAAAGATGATGAAAAGGTTCAAgtgtttttatttgtaaaatgttttttaagtattatgTCAAAGAAATATGAAACATTGGATTATTACCGattgaataaatttttatttttatttcgaGTTTTTCAAGCTGAgtgtttaatatttttacatagcTATGGATGgaattgtaattatattaaaatgtataacaaaataattttaaagacTTTTGATGATAAGAATgatgttttttataattacatagACACATTTTTTAAGGAATTTATTgcaaatgataattttttagaaagtaaaaataaaaaaaaatcgtaTACCACAAAGCAGTTTTTATTAATAGTTGAtcccttttttaaaattgtatgTAGGACTGAGAAGAAATACATTATTGAtgtaattcaaaaaaaaattttttgtattatactTAAAATGCCAAATGTTAAGATAGGTatattacagaaaaaaataagcaaatatatatcGAAATGTAAGAACAGCTATGGTaccaaaattttaaaaggttTTTACAATTTATCTGTTACTTCGAAGAAAGCAAACAAGTTGATatgtaaaaacaaaacacCTGTTTTTATTTCAGATTATTCAGAAAATagttatgaacaaaaaatgagCCATTATAACATTATAGCTAGAAGAAATGCTATAAAATGCTTGCAAAAAGAACAGGCGGAAAGTAAAAAATCATTTagtataaatgaaaataaagaaaaggaaaacatgGTGCAGTTAGGAATGGTAAGACACGGTGAAGTTAAGGAGAGGGACGATGAACTCGATTCTGTGAAGGGGGAAATTGGTACTATGAAGGACGAAGTGGGTTCTATAAGGGGTGATGTTGGTACTTTGAAGGATGAAGTGGGTTCTATAAGGGATGACATTGTTACTTTGAGGGGGGAAGTGGATTTCGATAAAGATGACATGGATTCCATGAGGGGTGAAGCTGGTTCTGAGAAGGATGACTTGGATTCGATGAGGTGTGAAATGGGTTCTATGAAGAATGACTTGGATTCGATGAGGTGTGAAATGGGTTCTATGAAGAATGACTTGGATTTTTTGCAAGATGAAGTTGTTTCTGTACGGGCTGTAGCAGGTTCAGAGGAGGAGAAAGTTGTCACTAAGGAGAATGAAGTTGCTTGTAAGAGTTCAGATGATATTTGTGAAGTTAttagtagaaaaaaaaggagtggTAGGGAAGTTAATtgcatacaaaaaaaaaaaaaagactcGGGCGAAAAAAGTGATAATATAGagatgggaaaaaaaaaaaaaagaaaaactaaaaaaggGAAGAAAAAAGGGAAGAAAAAAGGGAAGGAAAAAGGgaaggaaaatattaagGAACATGTTAAGGTAAAGGCGAAGCAAAATATGAATGAAAATGTGAAGAGAAATGTGaacaatttttacatatgtaaTAAGAGTACAGTGAAAAAATGCAAGAAGAGtattgagaaaaaaaaaaaagaaaatacgaAGAAACTGAATAATAAGAAGAATGCATATTGTGAAGAGGAAGGTGAACCAAATTTAAGTATTTTAGATAGTATTAATAGAAGTAGGAAATCTTTTGTAGGTAGCATTATTATTGAGAATGATAAAGAAACAGACTTACCTATTTATTCCATTAATCCATCTGACTTGAATGGGGGATGTatacaaaaaagaatattaaagaaaaataaattaataaaaaaaaaaaagaaaggcaTCAATTTTATACTTGCAAAATCTACATTAGAAGAACTGAATAAATTAAAGGAGCCATTAGAAGAATTGAAGTATGAACAATCTATCATACAGAACAACAGTTATTGTGCAAAGGGtgaagagagaaaaaaa aaaaaaagtaaaatagaaGATTTAGAGATTATAGAAAAGCAAACTGACAAAACGGAGAAAGTAGAGAAGaatacaaaaaaggaaaagaaaagcgaattagaaaagaaaaacaaattagAAAAGAAATTCGAATTAGggaagaaaaacaaattagaaaagaaaaacaaattagAAAAGAAAATCGAATTAGggaagaaaaacaaattagaaaagaaaaacaaattagaaaagaaaagcaaa aaaaaaaaaaaattggatgAAGAGAATggaaaacaaaaacataAGGATAAAACGAATGTGGAGAAGACCAACGCAGAGAATAAATTGGAAAGTGAAACAacaggaaaaattaaaagtgttttggtaaaaaaaacaattttaaaaaaaggaaaaacaaaatccCATGTACCCAAAAAagtacattttaatttaaataagaatacAATTGAATATATTCCACGTGTCAAAAAAAGAAGACTTAACACATACCTCTTTTTCGAGAATTTCCAAAAGTTCTTTAATAttccttcatttttatag
- the PmUG01_07043100 gene encoding conserved Plasmodium protein, unknown function: MKLALGLFLTLAIASNFGSRFFGYLAMGDLLVSGQMNNSPYTMTLSKMNTKITNNELNDKQEEQNKNLRRKRQDDSSDDVSSSDSDIPFTSNGDDKTIDDQVSYEDSDGNAAPGNAAPGNAAIGYNVFDNAPGNDEFTNAPDNDEFANAPGNDEFANSPGNAAPDYDEFANAPGNDEFANAPGNDEFANSPGNAAPDYNEFANAPDNAAPDYNEFANAPGNAAPDYDKFANAPGNAAPDHGEHAGASIIFNGSNESKDCNGEKNGNIWRTECIFDDKERNNNINRKWNGKINFTINEKNAQEVGHNMVFHLNISLIPGMQQEYLKNIYTVLTDLKKLLENAQKKEN; this comes from the coding sequence atgaaattggCATTAGGTTTATTCCTCACACTTGCAATAGCAAGTAATTTTGGCTCTCGTTTCTTTGGTTATTTAGCCATGGGCGATTTGCTTGTATCGGGACAGATGAACAATTCACCCTATACTATGACATTAAGCAAAATGAACACAAAAATTACTAATAATGAACTTAATGACAAACAAGAAGAACAGAACAAAAATCTCAGGAGAAAAAGACAAGATGATTCGTCAGATGATGTCAGTAGTAGTGACTCCGATATTCCATTCACAAGTAATGGTGATGATAAAACGATAGATGACCAAGTGTCCTATGAAGACTCCGATGGTAATGCAGCACCAGGCAATGCAGCACCAGGCAATGCAGCAATAGGCTATAATGTATTCGATAATGCCCCAGGCAATGATGAATTCACTAATGCCCCAGACAATGATGAATTCGCTAATGCCCCAGGCAATGATGAATTCGCTAATTCCCCAGGCAATGCAGCCCCAGACTATGATGAATTCGCTAATGCCCCAGGCAATGATGAATTCGCTAATGCCCCAGGCAATGATGAATTCGCTAATTCCCCAGGCAATGCAGCACCAGACTATAATGAATTCGCTAATGCCCCAGACAATGCAGCACCTGACTATAATGAATTCGCTAATGCCCCTGGCAATGCAGCACCAGACTATGATAAATTCGCTAATGCCCCTGGCAATGCAGCACCAGATCATGGAGAACACGCTGGGGCatcaataatatttaatggaTCGAATGAATCCAAGGATTGTAATGGcgaaaaaaatggaaacatATGGAGAACTGAATGTATATTTGATGATAAGgaaagaaataataacattaatagAAAATGGAATgggaaaattaattttactattaatgaaaagaatGCTCAAGAAGTAGGACATAATATggtttttcatttaaatatttctttgaTTCCGGGCATGCAACAAGAATacttaaaaaacatttacaCCGTTTTAacagatttaaaaaaattgcttgAAAATGctcaaaaaaaggaaaattaa
- the PmUG01_07043200 gene encoding conserved Plasmodium protein, unknown function — protein sequence MLEFGYSREISLKVLEASGAKTIDDALNWIELTEDQDISWDPPPVNTNNVNDDDNINRGSSTKFIDDPMPHNSSYSNSENKIKLTPEEARKKALELQKKIREKKLLKEKEEELQKEKNRIAMAKEVQKRREQLEEYERKKYIENLEKEKNEHKKEKEKQLELLRREYEAKFGIAYKQESEKKNIQDLTENEKREEIAILLNNLKNKNKDKKKEFISSLNILKTYFTNIKDNILEKKFQKIKKENKIFVEKIKIYEEMLSIFLLVGFEDTGEFYVIKNYPNTYLLSSAVKFIDLVIKALDT from the exons ATGCTTGAATTTGGTTACTCGAGAGAAATAAGTCTTAAAGTTTTGGAGGCCAGCGGGGCGAAAACAA TTGATGATGCCTTGAATTGGATTGAGCTTACCGAGGATCAGGATATCAGTTGGGACCCTCCCCCAGTAAACacaaataatgtaaatgatgatgataatataaacagAGGATCATCAACGAAATTTATAGATGATCCGATGCCCCATAACAGTTCTTATAGCAAtagtgaaaataaaataaaattaacacCTGAAGAAGCTCGTAAAAAAGCCTtagaattacaaaaaaaaatacgtgaaaagaaattattgaaagagaaagaagaagaattgcaaaaagagaaaaatcgAATTGCTATGGCAAAAGAAGTGCAAAAAAGGAGAGAACAATTAGAAgaatatgaaagaaaaaaatatatagaaaatttagaaaaagaaaaaaatgagcataaaaaagaaaaagagaaacaaCTCGAATTGTTAAGAAGAGAATATGAAGCTAAGTTTGGTATTGCTTATAAACAagaaagtgaaaaaaaaaatatccaaGATCTAACGGAAAATGAGAAAAGAGAAGAAATTGctattttacttaataatttaaaaaataaaaataaagacaaaaaaaaagagttcaTAAGCTCTTTAAATATTCTAAAAACttattttactaatataaaagataacattttggaaaaaaaatttcaaaaaattaaaaaggaaaataaaatttttgttgaaaaaattaaaatatacgaAGAAATGCTCAGTATTTTTTTGCTAGTTGGCTTTGAGGACACAG GCgaattttatgttattaagAATTATCCTAACACATATTTACTTTCATCAGCTGTCAAGTTTATTGATCTAGTAATTAAAGCATTAGATACATAG
- the PmUG01_07043300 gene encoding conserved Plasmodium protein, unknown function, which yields MNILYLIRKDTYTCVYSFFIIILCITWIKFFFKFLKNKYSKFLNNEKIIKQCNQILNKNNLLQENLLYKLIKFSIISKNNYEDKLVHRKNASFYYLKRAIFFLHNYKFLHIKKKLNCLFIRNNITDIRNLKYMTYQKVIQFKKDMNVCLVEAYNSFSYKNKKELLYIYFKLYSKIFFFFQSENIYFFHFLTHVLLVSWVYTPLNRTLY from the exons ATGAATATCCTATACTTAATTCGTAAAGATACCTATACATGTGTTtactccttttttattattattctttgtATAACTTggataaaattcttttttaaatttctaaaaaataaatactccaaatttttaaataacgaaaaaattattaaacagTGCaatcaaattttaaataaaaataatttgcttCAAGAAAATCTGTTATACAAGCTCATCAAGTTCAGCATCATCA GTAAAAATAACTATGAAGATAAACTGGTTCACCGAAAAAATgcctctttttattatttgaaaagagcaattttttttttacataactATAAGTTTTTGCatataaagaagaaattaaATTGCCTATTTATT AGAAACAACATAACGGATATAAgaaacttaaaatatatgacatATCAAAAAGTTATACAATTCAAAAAGGATATGAATGTTTGCTTAGTAGAAGCGTACAATTCTTttagttataaaaataaaaaagagctgttatacatttatttcaaattatactccaaaatttttttttttttccaaagtgaaaatatctatttttttcatttcctaACACATGTCCTATTGGTATCATGGGTTTACACGCCTCTTAACCGTACTCTGTATTAA
- the PmUG01_07043400 gene encoding conserved protein, unknown function: MEKQIDNDLIYNSYEEYIRKRITPTDLFYIEDEELVFEIFSLGLKSRGVLSLEDFNSTYKKKKRNEKKPVKEENKENILYDINLLYSNTKDFFFTMNYHLHFCKENKISTILFIRYVNKQKYEISSYIDINMEKVRDKINRKKYIYASKKDLSYYNWHNNYTCTNSSENYEIVINKKIGLIFKHIHTNKYFILSSNKELKIKLSDNIYKDHSSKTNIVDGKEEMIKLCHDIKRMEVNDSNYLQCVLYTLHL, translated from the exons ATGGAAAAACAAATAGACAACGATCTTATATACAATTCTtatgaagaatatattagaaaaaggATTACACCAACAGACTTGTTTTACATTGAAGAT GAAGAGCTTGTGTTTGAAATATTCTCATTAGGACTGAAAAGCAGAGGAGTGCTAAGTTTAGAAGATTTTAACAgcacttataaaaaaaaaaaaagaaatgaaaaaaagccagtcaaagaagaaaataaagaaaacataCTATACgatattaatttattgtaCAGTAATACAAaagatttcttttttacaatGAATTATCATTTACACTTTTgcaaagaaaataaaataagcacAATTCTGTTTATTCGTTATGTGAATAAAcagaaatatgaaataagTTCTTATATAGATATTAACATGGAAAAAGTTcgagataaaataaatcgaaaaaagtatatttatgcaAGCAAAAAAGATTTATCTTACTATAACTGgcataataattatacatgtaCAAACAGTAGTGAAAACTAtgaaatagtaataaataaaaaaatcggtcttatatttaaacatattcatacgaataaatattttatattgagTTCAAATAAAGagctaaaaataaaattaagcgataatatatataaagatcaTAGCTCAAAAACTAATATTGTTGatggaaaagaagaaatgataaaattatgcCACGATATTAAAAGGATGGAAGTAAATGATTCCAATTATTTGCAATGTGTACTTTATACACTACACTTGTAa
- the PmUG01_07043500 gene encoding PIH1 domain-containing protein, putative gives MEDIKISYEEKEKFHKAFRQHEFRMLFDEYFDEISDKKYRKEKEDYLLSLYFKGELKKDQILIKPIEAFCVKTKILYSNHTNQRLFLNICSHEGIHSISFGDISRGEVNIPYSLSQIRPDKQGNNVCCLTIDCCVNPLTVNVTRNYNEILNFLLEDVCVNIEKNIMKDKEKICRDFKVLSDMKCKGDKPFLLCINKSVIKKNILIEEEKKLENMKKEFEEKNTAISPNDVDKILQKSKVETEIRKNEENELDNSDMQELNTRSIEVGKVEIQREKKKYFIYHQGTMNTSSFFKLKENKQISLNLPSKIKVLICTDNYVKKNDINIRIEKKILQVKFDNSEEEDVIVHLPYPCNGKDYVCVLKKDKKKIEIYLKLCEEFLKEYADSIYEKYYHNKRVDDSIDSLNYIDDIVDSYQKGKDKVDEEVNEGAEEEDEKEEANRKVKEEDEKEEANRGVEEEARKEGTNRKVEEEANKGAEKDGLTKEAEVQGGSEEIQNNKNLNEETSKSCSSSKIKKNDMEFPPVVPEYSESVPIQELIKNKSEKMLDSSFSFNDKNNFLNCDISTKLKFGFLDDSKCAEMSEKGVEEDTRGGISQSCKIRDIDLEGLKKEDLNCTIKRNNNMLNNGGNTFPNGIKIEMVNDEADLFNNDQVAEKSSALSHEHADKNIGSEFNKLSKLRKKKSQISGCPSTLNDSEYLKDIDMYEHAEKGVIFSCMLWTAYI, from the exons atggaagatataaaaattagttatgaagaaaaggaaaaattccACAAAGCATTTAGGCAGCATGAGTTTCGAATGCTATTTGATGAATATTTTGATGAAATATctgataaaaaatacagaaaagaaaaagaggatTATTTGttaagtttatattttaagggggaattaaaaaaagatcaAATTTTGATTAAACCAATTGAAGCATTTTGtgttaaaacaaaaattttgtattctAACCACACTAACCAAagactttttttaaatatctgCTCTCATGAAGGTATTCATAGTATTTCTTTTGGGGATATTTCCAGGGGGGAGGTGAACATTCCTTACTCCCTTTCTCAAATTAGGCCTGACAAacaag GAAACAACGTGTGCTGCTTAACGATAGATTGTTGTGTTAACCCGTTAACGGTGAATGTAACTAGAAACTAcaatgaaattttaaattttttgctGGAAGATGTGTGtgtaaatattgaaaaaaatatcatgAAGGATAAGGAAAAGATTTGTCGAGATTTTAAAGTTTTAAGTGATATGAAATGTAAAGGTGATAAGCCTTTTTTactatgtataaataaaagtgttattaaaaaaaatatattaatagaagAAGAGAAGAAATTggaaaacatgaaaaaagaattcgAAGAAAAGAATACAGCTATATCACCAAATGATGTGGACAAAATTTTACAGAAAAGTAAAGTAGAGACAGAAATAAGAAAGAATGAAGAAAACGAACTTGACAATTCAGATATGCAAGAATTGAACACGAGAAGTATTGAAGTAGGAAAGGTAGAAATacaaagggaaaaaaaaaaatattttatttatcatcaAGGTACAATGAATACGTCTTCtttctttaaattaaaagagaaCAAACAAATTTCTCTTAATTTACctagtaaaataaaagttttaataTGTACAGATAATTATGTtaagaaaaatgatataaatataagaatcGAAAAGAAGATACTTCAAGTGAAATTTGATAACTCAGAAGAGGAAGATGTAATTGTCCATTTGCCATATCCTTGTAATGGGAAAGACTATGTgtgtgttttaaaaaaagataaaaagaaaatagaaatatatttaaaattgtgCGAAGAGTTTCTAAAGGAGTATGCTGACAGCATATATGAAAAGTATTACCATAATAAGAGGGTTGATGATAGCATTGACTCGTTGAACTACATTGACGATATAGTGGATAGTTACCAAAAAGGGAAAGACAAAGTAGATGAAGAGGTGAATGAGGGGGCAGAAGAAGAGGATGAGAAGGAAGAGGCGAATAGGAAGGTAAAAGAGGAGGATGAAAAGGAAGAGGCGAATAGGGGGGTAGAAGAAGAGGCTAGAAAGGAAGGGACGAATAGGAAGGTAGAAGAAGAGGCGAATAAGGGGGCAGAAAAAGATGGATTAACAAAAGAAGCTGAAGTTCAAGGAGGAAGCGAAGAAAtacaaaacaataaaaacCTTAACGAAGAAACGTCCAAAAGTTGTAGTtcttcaaaaattaaaaaaaatgatatggAATTTCCGCCTGTTGTGCCAGAATATAGTGAAAGTGTACCTATAcaagaattaataaaaaataaatctgaAAAAATGTTAGATAGTTCTTTTAGTTTCAAtgataagaataattttttaaattgtgaCATATCAACGAAGCTAAAATTTGGCTTTCTTGATGATTCCAAATGCGCAGAGATGAGTGAAAAAGGTGTAGAGGAAGACACAAGGGGCGGTATAAGTCAAAGTTGCAAAATTAGAGATATCGATTTAGAAGGACTTAAAAAGGAAGACCTTAATTGCACaataaagagaaataataatatgttaaataatgGAGGAAATACTTTTCCTAATGGTATAAAGATAGAGATGGTAAATGATGAAGCCGATTTATTTAATAACGATCAAGTTGCTGAAAAGAGTTCAGCATTGTCGCATGAACATgcagataaaaatataggaaGTGAATTTAACAAGCTGAGCAaacttagaaaaaaaaaaagtcagaTTTCAGGATGTCCTTCTACTCTTAATGATAGTGAATATTTGAAAGATATTGATATGTATGAACATGCAGAAAAGGGAGTTATCTTTTCTTGCATGTTATGGActgcatacatataa
- the PmUG01_07043600 gene encoding proteasome subunit beta type-6, putative, whose protein sequence is MEVESIKIQSMNDNLASGIYDIKTPISDGTTIIGLIYDSGVMLACDTRTSSGTFITNKCSRKINRINENIYVCRSGASAHSQKVIEIIKHYCLSMKSENRKKGRFHEDEVINDDINDEEIDINKINNSLDYNNSNTNLITKHKYFYEDKFMDYNPLVENIAHITKKLLYANNNFLSCGLIFGGYDKEKEQQLYSVNLNGSIIQRYDYAVSGSGSVYIQSYLQDKYKKFMNKKECFDLILNCVKYAMYNDNSSGGIVRIINITKLFVEEYTVTNTQLHFDY, encoded by the coding sequence ATGGAAGTGGAAAGCATTAAAATACAGTCGATGAATGATAACTTGGCTAGTggtatatatgatattaaaaCCCCAATATCTGATGGAACGACAATCATTGGCTTAATATACGATAGTGGTGTGATGCTTGCATGTGACACTAGAACATCCTCAGGAACGTTTATTACGAACAAATGTTCAAGGAAAATAAAtcgaataaatgaaaatatctATGTGTGTAGAAGTGGTGCTTCAGCACATAGCCAAAAAGtaattgaaataataaaacattattGTTTATCTATGAAAAGTGAAAATCGAAAAAAAGGTAGATTCCATGAAGATGAAGTAATAAATGATGATATAAATGATGAAGAGATtgacataaataaaattaacaattcgttagattataataatagcaatacaaatttaataactaaacataaatatttttatgaagatAAATTTATGGATTATAATCCGTTAGTAGAAAATATAGCACACATTACCAAAAAGCTTCTGTATGcgaataataatttcttatcGTGTGGTCTTATCTTTGGTGGTtatgataaagaaaaagaacaaCAACTTTATTCAGTCAATTTAAATGGGAGCATAATTCAAAGATATGATTATGCAGTTAGTGGTAGTGGGAGTGTATACATTCAGTCGTATTTacaagataaatataaaaaatttatgaacaaaaaagaatGTTTTGATTTAATTCTAAATTGTGTCAAATATGCCATGTACAATGATAATAGTAGTGGGGGGATTGtaagaataattaatataacgAAACTCTTTGTAGAAGAATACACCGTTACAAATACCCAGCTGCATTTTGATTACTAG
- the AKLP2 gene encoding adenylate kinase-like protein 2, putative codes for METLLDCETLKKYEEETNEYIRKKNVEKLFDVILKNVLMNKPENVYLYIYKNIYSFLLNKIFIMGPPLLKITSTVSSSIANSFSYYHLNTPDLIKSHISSNTNNTNDDDQNLPNKKLIRDDLVCSIVKSNINSLDAKQKRGYVIEGFPNTNVQANECLQYLPSHVFILYADEEYIYEKYEEENNTNIFSNVNNLAEDEYAELFEMKEKDTNEIKDEVNVYLRNVSGVLKVLGNNKKAINLKEYNEKSLIDHIMNENNWNSVLGDDTYDGNEYFKST; via the exons aTGGAAACACTATTAGACTGCGAAACtctgaaaaaatatgaagaagaaaCCAATGAATACATTCGcaaaaaaaatgttgaaaAGCTGTTTgatgttattttaaaaaatgttttaatgaaCAAACCAGAAAAtgtttatctatatatatataagaatatttattctttcctgttaaataaaatttttataatgggCCCTCCTttgttaaaaattacatCAACGGTATCTTCTTCAATTGCCAACTCATTTAGTTACTACCATCTTAATACACCCGATTTAATAAAATCCCACATTTCGAGTAACACAAATAACACAAATGATGATGACCAAAATTTGCCGAATAAAAAACTAa TAAGGGACGATTTAGTATGTTCTATTgttaaaagtaatataaacaGCTTAGACGCAAAGCAAAAAAGGGGATATGTTATTGAAGGCTTTCCCAACACTAATGTACAGGCAAATGAATGTCTTCAATATTTACCTTCCcatgttttcattttgtatgCCGATGaggaatacatatatgaaaaatatgaagaagaaaataacacaaacattttttcaaatgttAACAACCTAGCTGAAGACGAATATGCAGAATTATTcgaaatgaaagaaaaagatacgAATGAGATTAAAGATGAAgtgaatgtatatttaag AAACGTTTCAGGAGTATTAAAAGTTTTAGGGAACAATAAAAAAGccataaatttaaaagaatataatgaaaaaagtttAATAGATCACATTATg AATGAGAATAATTGGAATAGCGTGCTTGGTGATGATACGTACGATGgtaatgaatattttaaaagcaCATAA
- the PmUG01_07043800 gene encoding conserved Plasmodium protein, unknown function produces MTIKKIYNGHFRRIPSRDKAESSFSTEKSSGEAFNESKSFEKKGDYGIVDNIIYGAGIGVGAVGLSLAVLSSTVLASTLLFSSYFCTNTCNVNEEEFSDDFI; encoded by the exons atgacaataaaaaaaatttataatggGCATTTCCGCAGAATACCATCAAG gGACAAAGCTGAAAGTAGCTTTTCCACTGAGAAATCATCT GGGGAAGCATTTAATGAAAGCAAaagttttgaaaaaaaag gCGATTACGGGATTGTtgataacataatatatggtGCAG GTATAGGTGTCGGAGCCGTGGGACTATCGCTCGCAGTACTCAGTTCAACCGTTCTTGCCTcgactttattattttcatcttaTTTTTGCACAAATACTTGCAATGTGAACGAAGAGGAATTCTCTGATGATTTTATTTAG